Proteins encoded in a region of the Candidatus Margulisiibacteriota bacterium genome:
- the rsmA gene encoding 16S rRNA (adenine(1518)-N(6)/adenine(1519)-N(6))-dimethyltransferase RsmA codes for MTPTLAEITRQLLITYNRFPRKRLGQHFLVDPQVIARIIAAAELGQDDLVIEIGSGLGVVTAELAKNVHHLIAVEIDQELMSISKKVLAPLPNISFVNQDVLKTSLAELALGRRYKVVGNLPYYITSPIIEKILEAAEKPEVAVVMTQKEVAERMVAGAGTKNYGSFSIFCQFYAEVKLNSLVSKSSFLPWPEVSSAVVALKPYKTPKYEVKDAKLFFDLVHAAFQQRRKKLSNSLKPFGLTNSPVDLNRRPETVSIEEFAAIANSL; via the coding sequence ATGACCCCGACCCTGGCCGAAATCACCCGCCAGCTCCTGATCACTTACAACCGCTTTCCCCGCAAAAGGCTGGGCCAGCATTTTCTGGTCGATCCGCAGGTTATCGCCCGGATCATTGCCGCCGCCGAATTGGGCCAAGACGACCTGGTAATCGAGATTGGTTCCGGCCTGGGGGTCGTGACCGCCGAACTGGCCAAAAACGTCCATCACCTGATCGCCGTGGAGATCGATCAGGAATTGATGAGCATCAGCAAAAAGGTCCTGGCGCCCCTCCCCAACATTAGTTTTGTGAACCAAGACGTCCTCAAGACCAGCCTGGCCGAACTCGCCCTTGGCCGCCGCTATAAAGTGGTCGGCAATCTCCCCTATTATATTACCTCGCCGATCATTGAAAAGATTCTGGAGGCGGCAGAAAAGCCGGAGGTGGCGGTGGTCATGACGCAAAAAGAGGTGGCGGAGCGGATGGTCGCCGGAGCCGGGACAAAAAACTACGGCTCTTTTTCGATCTTCTGCCAGTTTTACGCCGAAGTTAAATTAAACTCCCTCGTTTCGAAATCGTCCTTTCTCCCCTGGCCGGAAGTCAGTTCAGCCGTCGTCGCCCTTAAGCCTTATAAAACGCCCAAGTATGAAGTTAAGGATGCCAAACTCTTTTTTGATCTGGTCCACGCCGCCTTCCAGCAGCGCCGCAAAAAATTAAGCAACTCCCTCAAACCTTTCGGGCTGACCAATTCACCGGTCGATCTCAATCGCCGGCCGGAAACGGTCTCGATCGAAGAATTCGCGGCGATCGCCAATAGTCTTTAG